Proteins co-encoded in one Terriglobia bacterium genomic window:
- a CDS encoding efflux RND transporter periplasmic adaptor subunit — translation MKNGKKIAIGVGVLVLLLAIVGFTVHESGKGVVVVQTGKVARQDLTSVVSASGEIKPKTYVNIGANGYGKITKLFVHEGEQVKKGQLLAKLDYIQSAADVAAMQAQLAAAKTDYAASEAALKSAQSDLDKARADYDRAKLDYQRGEALYGQALIPKQDYDTRKATFEGADAAVASARARIAQSKAQTASTQERIRQMQAQLTHASDVLSKTEYTSPYDGIVSNLPVREGETVIMGIQSSPGSLLMTVSDMSVVTAEVMVDETDIVNVKLGQPAEVTIDAIPKKVFHGDVTEIGNNAVVRSTGLATTQTTTGSQEAKDFKVVVTIKDPPLNLRPGLSTTAKIRTATRNNAVAIPIQALTVRQKADLETKPKKGTVQAASPALSAKDKEEIQGVFVVRDKKAEFVKVDTGITGVTDIEVTSGLEPGQEIVTGSYKVLRSLRNGASVKVDNSAPKKEEEKS, via the coding sequence GTGAAGAATGGAAAAAAGATCGCGATCGGAGTTGGAGTCCTGGTTCTGTTGCTGGCCATCGTCGGCTTCACCGTCCATGAGAGCGGCAAGGGCGTAGTGGTGGTGCAGACCGGCAAAGTGGCGCGTCAGGACCTGACCTCCGTGGTCAGCGCCTCCGGCGAAATCAAGCCCAAGACCTACGTCAACATCGGCGCCAACGGCTACGGCAAGATCACCAAGCTGTTCGTGCATGAGGGCGAGCAGGTCAAGAAAGGCCAATTGTTGGCCAAGCTGGATTACATACAGTCGGCCGCCGACGTGGCCGCCATGCAGGCGCAACTCGCCGCCGCCAAGACCGACTACGCCGCTTCCGAAGCCGCGCTGAAGAGCGCCCAGTCCGATTTGGACAAAGCGCGCGCCGACTACGACCGCGCCAAGCTCGATTACCAGCGCGGCGAAGCTCTTTACGGCCAGGCGCTGATCCCCAAGCAGGACTACGACACTCGCAAAGCCACGTTCGAAGGCGCCGACGCCGCCGTTGCCTCGGCTCGTGCCCGCATTGCGCAATCAAAGGCTCAGACCGCCTCCACTCAGGAGCGCATCCGCCAGATGCAGGCGCAGTTGACCCACGCCAGCGACGTGCTCAGCAAGACCGAGTACACCTCGCCTTATGACGGTATCGTCAGCAATCTGCCGGTGCGCGAAGGCGAGACCGTCATCATGGGCATTCAGAGTTCGCCCGGTAGCCTGCTGATGACCGTCTCCGACATGTCGGTGGTCACCGCCGAGGTCATGGTGGACGAAACCGATATCGTCAACGTGAAGTTGGGGCAGCCCGCGGAAGTCACGATTGATGCCATCCCGAAGAAAGTGTTCCACGGCGATGTAACCGAAATCGGCAACAACGCCGTCGTGCGCTCCACCGGCCTGGCTACTACGCAAACCACCACGGGCAGCCAGGAAGCCAAGGATTTCAAGGTCGTGGTCACCATCAAGGACCCGCCGCTGAATTTGCGTCCGGGCCTCTCCACCACCGCGAAGATTAGAACTGCGACGCGAAATAATGCCGTCGCCATACCTATCCAGGCGCTCACCGTTCGCCAGAAGGCAGACCTTGAGACCAAACCCAAGAAGGGCACGGTGCAGGCGGCGTCGCCCGCGCTCAGCGCCAAGGACAAGGAGGAAATCCAGGGCGTGTTCGTAGTGCGCGACAAGAAGGCCGAGTTCGTCAAGGTGGACACGGGAATCACCGGCGTCACCGATATCGAGGTGACCAGCGGGCTCGAGCCGGGACAGGAAATCGTAACCGGCAGCTACAAGGTGCTGCGCTCGCTGCGCAACGGCGCCTCCGTCAAGGTGGACAATTCCGCACCCAAGA